A stretch of the Thermocladium sp. ECH_B genome encodes the following:
- a CDS encoding electron transfer flavoprotein translates to MKFDAIVVGAGPAGLTTAQQLAQKGFKVLVVERGRKPGSKNVYGGRIYAHVLDKLYPEYVKEAPVERWVRKERISFLTEDSGTTIEFETNNVEHKSFTASLSDFTEWLGKKAEAAGAMIVTESPVDSLVINDGKVVGIRSGNDEVYGDVVVSAEGINRLVLERSGLAPKLEPKMVGVGVKEVIKLGRKVINERFNLDEDEGVAWALAGFPTHYAPGGAFIYTNKDAITLGLVIYLSHGDKVDTPIYDLVEEFRLHPFINRLIKDGQLLEYSGHLTPVMGLNASPPSLYGNGYLVIGDAAGFLLHGGIIIRGVDFAIESGRVAAEAITKVHEGGGNFDETSLSLYGKLLEESFVMRELRAFRNAYKALDEPRLYNDYAKFINAFLKRYXDVDGXPRKLFSTFKETKGNITMLDMMRDMVRMVTNL, encoded by the coding sequence ATAAAATTCGACGCAATAGTAGTTGGGGCCGGTCCAGCCGGTCTCACGACTGCCCAGCAATTGGCTCAAAAGGGATTTAAGGTTCTAGTGGTGGAGCGTGGACGTAAGCCTGGCAGCAAGAACGTCTATGGTGGCAGAATATATGCGCATGTATTGGATAAATTATATCCAGAGTACGTAAAGGAGGCGCCCGTAGAGCGCTGGGTTAGGAAGGAGAGAATATCATTCCTTACGGAGGACAGTGGAACCACCATCGAATTTGAAACCAATAATGTTGAGCATAAATCATTTACTGCCTCGCTTTCCGATTTTACTGAGTGGCTAGGCAAGAAGGCAGAGGCGGCTGGAGCCATGATAGTGACAGAGTCTCCTGTGGATTCCTTGGTGATAAATGATGGGAAAGTGGTGGGTATTCGGTCTGGTAATGATGAAGTGTATGGAGACGTAGTGGTCTCGGCGGAGGGAATTAATAGATTGGTATTAGAACGAAGCGGATTAGCTCCAAAGCTGGAGCCAAAAATGGTTGGCGTTGGAGTTAAGGAGGTCATTAAATTAGGTAGAAAGGTCATAAACGAGAGATTTAACCTGGATGAGGATGAGGGCGTCGCTTGGGCCCTCGCCGGTTTTCCAACGCATTATGCGCCAGGAGGTGCCTTCATTTACACCAATAAGGATGCTATAACCTTGGGATTAGTGATTTACTTAAGCCACGGCGATAAGGTCGACACTCCAATATATGATTTAGTGGAGGAATTTAGGCTTCATCCCTTCATAAATAGGTTAATAAAGGACGGTCAATTACTTGAGTACTCAGGTCACTTGACTCCGGTAATGGGTCTCAATGCATCGCCGCCCAGTCTTTACGGCAATGGTTATCTAGTTATTGGCGATGCCGCCGGCTTCCTGCTTCATGGAGGTATAATAATAAGAGGCGTTGATTTCGCTATCGAGAGCGGCAGAGTGGCTGCAGAGGCCATAACTAAGGTTCATGAAGGCGGTGGCAATTTTGATGAGACTTCTCTCTCTCTATATGGTAAATTACTGGAGGAGAGTTTCGTAATGAGGGAATTAAGGGCATTCCGTAATGCTTACAAGGCGCTGGATGAGCCGAGGCTATATAATGACTATGCGAAATTCATCAATGCATTCTTGAAGCGGTATTNCGATGTTGATGGGNCTCCGAGGAAACTATTTAGTACGTTTAAGGAGACTAAGGGTAATATAACCATGCTGGATATGATGAGGGATATGGTTAGGATGGTGACCAACCTATGA
- a CDS encoding ABC transporter ATP-binding protein: MSAIKAINLTKKYGTLVAVDHINFEVSIGEIFGLLGXNGAGKSTTIGMLTTLVKPTEGTALVNGYDIVNQASKVRQSIGXVLQEYTADEDLTGWENLMLAASLYGIPKSIAKERAKELLDMVELTSAANKKVENYSGGMRRRLEIAMGLINRPRILFLDEPTLGLDVQTRAAIWSYITKLKTEYNMTILVTTHYLEEADAYCDRIAIIDKGKIAKIGTPKELKESLGGDIVTLQIMGSIDLAKEIIASIDGTSEVRVSGDTIWMSVKDGGYMAPKILESLNKNGIKVLKISITQPTMDEVYIKYTGKSLREEQSNWEEAFSTMRTIRKARS, encoded by the coding sequence ATGAGCGCAATAAAGGCCATCAATTTAACGAAAAAATATGGAACACTAGTTGCAGTTGATCACATAAATTTCGAGGTATCAATCGGGGAAATATTTGGCCTGCTTGGCCNAAATGGAGCTGGTAAAAGCACTACCATAGGAATGCTGACCACGCTGGTCAAGCCAACGGAAGGCACTGCACTTGTTAATGGCTATGATATAGTTAATCAAGCATCAAAGGTTAGGCAATCGATAGGAGNCGTTTTGCAGGAGTACACGGCTGATGAAGACTTAACGGGATGGGAAAACCTAATGCTGGCCGCCTCATTATATGGTATCCCGAAGAGCATTGCTAAGGAACGGGCGAAGGAGTTGCTGGATATGGTTGAATTGACGTCGGCCGCTAATAAAAAAGTGGAAAACTATTCTGGAGGCATGAGGAGACGCCTCGAGATAGCCATGGGGCTAATAAATAGGCCCCGCATACTTTTCCTCGATGAACCAACGCTAGGGCTAGATGTACAGACAAGAGCAGCCATATGGTCCTACATAACTAAGCTAAAGACCGAGTATAACATGACTATTCTAGTGACCACTCATTACTTGGAGGAGGCGGATGCCTATTGCGATAGAATAGCCATAATAGATAAGGGCAAGATAGCTAAAATAGGTACCCCCAAGGAATTAAAGGAGAGTTTAGGAGGCGACATAGTTACCCTGCAAATAATGGGCAGCATCGATCTCGCAAAGGAAATAATAGCCAGCATAGATGGCACTAGCGAGGTGCGTGTCTCTGGGGATACCATATGGATGAGCGTGAAGGATGGGGGATATATGGCTCCAAAAATACTGGAGTCACTGAACAAGAATGGCATAAAGGTATTGAAAATATCCATAACGCAGCCAACGATGGATGAGGTCTATATTAAGTACACAGGCAAAAGCCTGCGGGAAGAGCAATCCAATTGGGAGGAGGCTTTTTCAACCATGAGAACCATAAGAAAGGCGAGGTCATGA
- a CDS encoding electron transfer flavoprotein subunit beta, with protein sequence MYELTIVVPVKAAVPNITAVRLDPNTHNLVREGVPLMINPYDRNALELALKIKDRFGGRVVTISMAPPNGKDFLESTIGMGADEAILITDRVFAGADTLATSHAIAKSIAKLFPNFNLIIMGEETTDSTTAHMPAQVASWLEVPFVYYATDAEPNLKDNTVKVTRYLEDEGLVEEFVYSMPIILSVYRNSNPPRDISLNRKIVAKMNGLVKVMTNKELGLNPECVGLKGSPTIVAKIEDAKPLPRKKQIFKGDPREAAKWLLENLSKEGVIR encoded by the coding sequence ATGTATGAATTAACAATAGTTGTTCCTGTTAAGGCAGCTGTGCCGAACATAACGGCAGTTAGACTTGATCCCAACACTCATAACTTGGTTAGGGAAGGCGTTCCATTAATGATTAATCCATATGATAGGAATGCATTGGAGTTGGCGCTCAAGATAAAGGATAGGTTCGGCGGAAGGGTGGTGACCATCTCAATGGCTCCCCCCAATGGCAAGGATTTCTTAGAATCCACAATAGGTATGGGCGCGGACGAGGCCATTCTAATAACGGATAGGGTATTCGCTGGAGCCGATACATTGGCCACGTCCCATGCAATAGCGAAATCCATCGCTAAGTTATTCCCTAACTTTAACCTAATAATAATGGGCGAGGAAACCACTGATTCCACTACGGCTCATATGCCGGCTCAAGTGGCGTCGTGGCTTGAGGTGCCGTTTGTTTACTATGCAACCGATGCTGAGCCTAACTTGAAAGATAATACCGTTAAGGTAACTAGGTACTTGGAGGATGAGGGTTTAGTGGAGGAATTCGTATATAGCATGCCAATAATACTAAGCGTCTACAGGAATAGTAATCCACCAAGGGACATTAGCCTAAATAGGAAAATAGTGGCTAAGATGAATGGCCTAGTGAAGGTAATGACTAATAAGGAGCTAGGGCTGAATCCGGAGTGCGTCGGATTGAAGGGGTCCCCTACGATAGTGGCTAAGATAGAAGATGCCAAGCCTCTTCCACGTAAGAAGCAAATATTCAAGGGTGATCCTAGGGAGGCCGCTAAGTGGCTTCTCGAGAATCTATCTAAGGAAGGGGTGATCAGGTAA
- a CDS encoding molybdenum ABC transporter substrate-binding protein, with protein MASKNSLTIGIALLIVGLVIGLAMGYVISPKPSTSVAPTSTTPPVTKSSSAFNVGAAGTLKFAFGDLLNIYEQLYPSVTTGTPLFKGSGEVMSDENTTKIYSLVASADTTTIPRVLFPVNLTNYEIAFGSTQMVMLVNLNTTVGKEVYNLWLQTDNSSSSPYWKQIFQILMQPGVVVGVSNPFTDPSGYQAICVTKLAGLTYFGNSSLVYDTLYYYQGQELNPSKIYMENTEVDLVTLMESGKIDFILSAYLSNALPTHKAVPTIAYITLPPQINLGNLSMVNYYHSVNVTWSENGVTKTFQCNPVVYTASIPYAAPNPQAAINFILLLFSPEGQKVLESNGITPILPGVVYGNYASVPPQLQPFTVPLSDEPGLASIFPGE; from the coding sequence ATGGCATCGAAAAACTCCCTCACTATAGGCATAGCGCTGCTAATAGTTGGTCTGGTCATTGGTCTGGCAATGGGTTATGTTATATCGCCGAAGCCCTCGACAAGCGTTGCGCCCACATCCACGACGCCTCCAGTCACTAAATCATCCAGCGCATTCAATGTGGGAGCCGCCGGCACTCTTAAGTTCGCTTTTGGAGACTTACTGAACATTTATGAGCAACTATATCCAAGCGTTACAACGGGCACCCCACTCTTCAAGGGCAGCGGTGAAGTTATGAGCGATGAAAATACAACCAAAATCTATAGCTTAGTTGCATCAGCGGATACAACCACTATACCCAGGGTATTGTTTCCAGTTAATTTAACTAATTATGAGATAGCATTTGGAAGCACTCAAATGGTTATGCTGGTTAACTTAAATACAACGGTGGGGAAGGAAGTCTATAACTTATGGTTACAAACCGATAATTCCAGCAGTAGCCCATATTGGAAGCAAATATTCCAAATATTGATGCAGCCCGGAGTAGTAGTAGGAGTATCTAACCCCTTCACGGATCCCTCGGGTTATCAAGCAATATGCGTAACCAAGTTAGCCGGTCTCACTTACTTCGGTAACTCGTCGCTGGTATACGATACCTTATATTACTATCAGGGACAGGAGCTTAATCCAAGCAAGATATATATGGAGAATACCGAGGTGGATCTAGTTACATTAATGGAGAGCGGCAAGATAGATTTCATTCTTAGTGCTTACTTGAGTAATGCGTTGCCGACGCATAAAGCGGTGCCCACCATAGCTTACATTACGCTGCCGCCTCAAATAAACCTGGGCAACCTATCAATGGTGAATTACTATCACTCAGTTAATGTTACGTGGAGCGAGAATGGAGTCACCAAGACATTCCAATGCAATCCCGTCGTTTATACGGCATCGATACCATACGCTGCCCCGAATCCGCAGGCTGCGATTAACTTCATACTCCTGCTCTTTAGTCCAGAGGGCCAGAAAGTGCTTGAAAGCAATGGGATAACGCCGATACTGCCCGGAGTAGTGTATGGCAATTATGCATCGGTTCCTCCACAGCTGCAGCCATTCACTGTGCCGCTCAGCGATGAGCCGGGTCTCGCCTCAATATTCCCGGGTGAATAA
- a CDS encoding PadR family transcriptional regulator: MWPTIFRGGIRKKGGLRILVLQMLQESPKNGAEIMDEIERMTWGWWRPSPGSIYPLLSSLVEEGLAIKLSDGRYKLTDKGIAEASEYSELFSWPIKPRTMDDILNEMESYISYMEDMGKDKIMQYKNRIEEIRTRLGRLIE; encoded by the coding sequence ATGTGGCCCACTATATTCAGAGGCGGTATAAGGAAAAAGGGAGGCCTTAGGATACTTGTTCTTCAAATGCTTCAAGAGTCTCCAAAGAATGGAGCGGAAATAATGGATGAAATAGAGAGAATGACTTGGGGATGGTGGCGCCCCTCCCCTGGCTCCATTTACCCGTTATTATCATCTCTAGTGGAGGAGGGCCTAGCCATTAAGTTGAGTGATGGCAGATACAAATTAACCGATAAAGGAATAGCGGAGGCCTCCGAGTACAGTGAATTGTTTTCTTGGCCAATTAAACCGAGAACCATGGATGATATATTGAATGAGATGGAAAGCTACATATCATATATGGAGGACATGGGCAAAGATAAAATAATGCAATATAAGAATAGAATAGAGGAGATAAGGACTAGGCTGGGGAGGCTGATAGAATGA
- a CDS encoding ABC transporter permease → MDNASFKITIFLGFILLLFYVFPILVLAKVASFSVFHAIRSPSFLEAIEVTIIMATIASVISVIFGIPLGYFMARYEFRGKYIIDALLDIPIMIPHIVVGIMIVLAFASSYGLGPLLARLGVSFIDTLWGAVAAVAYLSSTYTVRTIETAIRMINPDIELTARTLGASQSYVLLHLVIPYIRRAIANGAMLSWSRSVSEAGALFIVAYYIFMGKSTIMPASVYIYESYVGIGLTNAAMYSAALILVIFIIFVIYKAVIGISHVASHN, encoded by the coding sequence ATGGATAATGCCTCATTTAAAATAACTATTTTCCTCGGCTTTATCCTATTGCTTTTCTACGTATTCCCAATTCTAGTGCTAGCTAAGGTTGCATCTTTCAGTGTTTTTCATGCTATTAGGTCACCATCGTTTCTGGAGGCCATTGAGGTCACCATCATAATGGCCACAATAGCCTCGGTAATATCGGTGATTTTCGGTATTCCCCTTGGTTACTTCATGGCTAGGTATGAGTTCAGGGGAAAGTATATTATTGATGCATTGCTCGATATTCCCATCATGATTCCTCACATAGTTGTTGGCATAATGATAGTGTTGGCATTCGCATCTAGCTATGGTCTTGGCCCCCTACTGGCACGGCTTGGCGTGAGCTTTATTGATACTCTTTGGGGAGCAGTTGCCGCAGTGGCTTACTTGAGCTCTACTTATACCGTGAGAACGATTGAAACCGCAATTAGAATGATAAATCCAGACATAGAGTTAACGGCTCGTACATTGGGTGCTTCCCAATCATATGTTCTTCTCCACTTGGTGATTCCATATATAAGGAGAGCGATAGCAAATGGAGCCATGCTTTCCTGGTCTAGATCGGTCTCGGAAGCCGGCGCCCTCTTCATAGTTGCTTACTATATATTCATGGGTAAATCAACCATAATGCCGGCCTCTGTTTATATCTATGAGTCATATGTAGGCATAGGTTTGACTAATGCAGCCATGTACTCGGCCGCCCTCATCCTAGTGATCTTCATTATATTCGTGATATATAAGGCGGTAATTGGGATAAGCCATGTCGCTTCGCATAATTGA
- a CDS encoding multidrug ABC transporter permease, whose product MMEKQDLSPFHGLWALTNRELKKWYKAPFILLLSLVQPVLWLGLFGKAMNIGNMFTSGLSIPGLNIPKQVIDQIGAELIKNTFGTSDYFSFLAAGMLSFIVLFTSMNSGMMIVWDRRLGFLNKLLTTPVSRGSIIMGKVLSAVIRSLVQATIVLIIAVLLGMQFKPDLSALDIAGTYAALFLMSLGLSSLFIMLALRSTSWESQMAIMNLLNLPLLFASNSFYPVKLMPSWLKPIVEINPISYANDISRQLLLGATGMTSIWFDFAFLIAFAAIFSTLGIMLSWRFLNS is encoded by the coding sequence ATGATGGAGAAGCAAGATCTTAGCCCATTTCACGGATTATGGGCATTAACCAATAGGGAACTCAAGAAGTGGTATAAAGCGCCATTTATACTGCTCTTATCATTGGTTCAACCAGTGCTTTGGTTAGGGCTATTCGGCAAGGCAATGAACATAGGCAACATGTTCACATCGGGACTCAGCATTCCTGGACTCAATATACCGAAGCAAGTGATTGATCAAATAGGAGCCGAGCTCATAAAGAACACNTTTGGAACATCGGATTACTTCTCATTCTTGGCGGCCGGCATGTTGTCCTTCATTGTCCTATTCACATCGATGAATAGCGGCATGATGATTGTATGGGATAGGAGACTTGGGTTCCTCAATAAATTATTAACTACACCCGTGTCTCGTGGATCCATAATAATGGGTAAGGTATTATCTGCAGTAATAAGATCCCTGGTTCAAGCCACGATAGTCCTCATAATAGCCGTGTTGCTTGGCATGCAGTTCAAGCCGGACTTATCCGCGTTGGATATAGCTGGAACATATGCTGCCCTATTCCTAATGTCGCTTGGCCTATCATCCTTATTCATAATGCTGGCTCTGAGATCGACGAGTTGGGAATCCCAAATGGCCATAATGAATCTGCTTAATTTGCCGCTATTATTCGCCAGCAACTCATTCTATCCAGTTAAGTTAATGCCGTCCTGGCTGAAGCCAATAGTTGAGATAAACCCCATAAGTTATGCTAATGATATATCAAGGCAATTATTGCTGGGGGCAACAGGCATGACCAGCATATGGTTTGATTTCGCGTTCCTAATAGCATTCGCGGCTATTTTTTCAACGCTTGGCATAATGCTTTCATGGAGATTCCTCAATTCATGA
- a CDS encoding histidine kinase, with the protein MESLPQTFIKILESLVELHSNYKRPIKSKEIAIRLGMNEGTVRNIMISLRAMGFIDSKTGPYGGFTPSQKAMEILRSPSMMAGISDIAPLSIDKGGATMYATNIELLDMLNPFITKAIIKVMGNLRQLQLGSLVRIGPTTNARIVIEGQVVDKNEQMREIVISIRKFISIPKVKVKEISSKNVLVISRTEPLHNAARIFSEKKIRALPVIDTDGKLVGLITSTDVARAYAENNLNAIVEQYMRPEVPLIREDDDVYDAITLMMDKNIGRLVVIDVKGNPIGIVTRTDVLKLFVK; encoded by the coding sequence ATGGAATCGCTGCCTCAAACATTTATCAAGATACTGGAATCATTGGTTGAGCTTCACAGCAATTATAAGAGACCAATAAAGAGCAAGGAGATAGCGATTCGCCTCGGAATGAATGAAGGAACAGTGCGTAACATAATGATATCGCTAAGGGCTATGGGTTTCATAGATAGCAAGACTGGCCCATATGGTGGCTTCACGCCGTCCCAGAAAGCAATGGAGATACTTAGATCGCCATCAATGATGGCTGGAATAAGCGATATAGCGCCATTATCTATTGATAAGGGCGGAGCAACCATGTATGCCACAAATATAGAGTTACTGGATATGCTTAATCCCTTCATAACCAAGGCCATAATAAAGGTCATGGGTAACTTAAGACAGCTTCAGCTTGGCTCGTTAGTTAGGATAGGGCCAACCACAAATGCTAGAATAGTAATTGAGGGACAAGTCGTGGATAAGAATGAGCAGATGAGGGAAATAGTGATATCCATTAGGAAATTCATCTCGATACCTAAGGTGAAGGTTAAGGAAATATCCAGCAAGAATGTTCTAGTCATATCGAGAACTGAGCCGCTTCATAATGCGGCGAGGATTTTCTCCGAGAAGAAAATAAGGGCACTTCCCGTCATTGATACTGATGGCAAGTTGGTGGGCCTCATAACCAGCACTGATGTAGCTAGGGCATATGCGGAAAACAATTTGAATGCCATAGTTGAGCAATACATGAGACCCGAGGTACCCCTAATAAGGGAGGATGATGATGTTTACGACGCAATAACGCTCATGATGGATAAAAACATAGGTAGATTAGTGGTCATAGACGTTAAGGGAAACCCCATCGGCATAGTCACCCGAACAGATGTCCTTAAACTATTCGTTAAATAA
- a CDS encoding electron transfer flavoprotein subunit alpha — protein MVCPEWNPVNKDEYRGIWVYVEHINGKISEGSLQLIGKARELATKIGVDVTGIVVGGDVKKIINEPIYYGADRVIYVEDDRLATYMPHLYAASVVELANKYKPEIILFAATKRGRELAPYVANTLRSGITADCTALAVDPKTRDLDQVRPTYGGSILAHIRTPSRRPQLASVRPNVFPTPPRDESRKGEVIQEKLSKLPEPRGRFLGSKPIAEEDESGLPPVEKSDIVVVAGKGVNGVEGVKLLTELARLLGGTIGGTKKVTDAGWLPTSRQIGQTGRTVRPGLYIGMGVSGAIQHVFGINESKIIVAVNSDPNAPIFNYVDYGVVGDYKQVTEALLELLRERRKAQQ, from the coding sequence ATGGTTTGCCCAGAGTGGAACCCCGTTAATAAGGATGAGTATAGAGGCATCTGGGTCTACGTGGAGCACATTAATGGCAAAATAAGCGAGGGGAGTCTTCAATTGATTGGGAAAGCCAGGGAATTGGCAACCAAGATAGGAGTGGATGTGACGGGCATAGTGGTTGGTGGTGACGTGAAGAAAATCATTAATGAACCGATATATTACGGTGCGGATAGGGTAATTTATGTGGAGGATGATAGATTGGCAACCTACATGCCTCACCTATATGCTGCATCAGTCGTGGAGCTAGCCAATAAATATAAGCCAGAGATAATATTATTCGCGGCAACTAAGAGGGGCAGGGAACTAGCTCCATATGTGGCCAATACGTTGAGAAGCGGAATAACTGCTGACTGCACTGCCCTGGCTGTGGATCCCAAAACACGTGACTTGGATCAAGTGAGGCCAACCTATGGCGGCAGCATCCTAGCCCACATAAGGACGCCCAGTAGAAGGCCTCAATTGGCCAGTGTCAGGCCTAATGTATTCCCTACGCCGCCGCGCGATGAGTCGAGGAAGGGCGAGGTGATTCAGGAGAAGCTAAGCAAGTTGCCGGAGCCTCGGGGTCGATTCCTGGGATCGAAGCCCATAGCAGAGGAAGATGAGAGCGGTTTACCTCCCGTGGAGAAATCTGATATAGTAGTGGTGGCCGGTAAGGGAGTTAATGGCGTGGAGGGGGTTAAGCTCCTCACCGAGTTGGCTAGGTTATTGGGTGGAACTATTGGCGGCACCAAGAAGGTGACCGATGCTGGTTGGTTACCAACCAGTAGACAAATAGGGCAAACTGGGAGGACTGTTAGGCCAGGGCTTTATATAGGCATGGGAGTCAGTGGAGCAATTCAGCACGTGTTCGGGATAAATGAGTCAAAGATAATAGTTGCGGTTAATAGCGATCCCAATGCCCCCATATTTAACTATGTTGATTATGGGGTTGTGGGCGATTACAAGCAAGTCACGGAGGCTCTATTAGAATTGCTGCGTGAGCGTCGAAAGGCTCAGCAATGA
- a CDS encoding ubiquinone biosynthesis protein UbiA, whose amino-acid sequence MKPNGLGKIRIWVMATSPSTLTSAFASVTLGASLSFYLYAKINMLYYVITVIGIVLAQAGVNLVHDYSEYKTGLDVAHISRGLPHRIHPIINLGLDPKSVKRAGYLLLVISGIMGIYLAINTTWMILIIAFAGFLFGVLYSEGLRLHYKGIGEAVALLSMGPLVSLGSFMVQTSIFSWTPLLVGLINGLFTFIILLGSGAMEIDASREFGKKTIALMLGLRRTGYLAVISTILVYIVIIISVIIGYLPYASLLALLVMPSSIKLAIPLLRNTEGKNWRELRGLWAGPFNHRIIILAIIIASIIVSRLFYIP is encoded by the coding sequence ATGAAACCCAATGGACTAGGAAAAATACGTATATGGGTGATGGCGACCAGTCCATCAACATTAACTAGTGCATTCGCCTCCGTCACGTTAGGGGCATCTCTATCTTTTTACTTATATGCCAAGATAAATATGCTTTACTACGTTATAACAGTCATTGGGATAGTCCTAGCACAGGCCGGGGTCAACTTAGTTCATGATTACTCTGAATATAAGACGGGCCTAGATGTGGCGCATATCTCACGGGGATTACCTCATAGAATTCATCCAATAATAAATTTGGGGTTAGATCCCAAGTCCGTGAAGCGAGCCGGGTATCTGTTATTGGTTATATCCGGCATAATGGGAATATACTTGGCGATAAACACCACATGGATGATCCTAATAATAGCCTTCGCTGGATTCTTATTTGGAGTATTGTATAGTGAGGGGTTAAGGCTTCATTATAAGGGAATAGGCGAGGCAGTGGCTTTACTATCCATGGGGCCCCTCGTTTCCCTAGGCTCATTCATGGTTCAAACATCAATATTCAGTTGGACACCCCTACTAGTTGGTTTAATAAATGGATTATTTACATTCATAATACTACTAGGCTCCGGTGCAATGGAGATAGATGCTAGTCGAGAATTCGGCAAGAAAACCATTGCCTTAATGCTGGGACTAAGGAGAACAGGATACCTAGCCGTCATTTCCACTATACTTGTATACATTGTGATAATTATCTCAGTGATCATTGGTTACCTGCCCTATGCATCATTGCTTGCATTGCTCGTAATGCCATCCTCAATAAAATTAGCGATCCCGCTGCTGAGAAATACCGAGGGGAAAAACTGGAGGGAATTAAGAGGATTATGGGCCGGCCCATTTAACCATAGAATCATAATTCTAGCAATAATAATTGCATCCATAATAGTCTCGAGATTATTTTACATACCATAG